A part of Alkalinema sp. FACHB-956 genomic DNA contains:
- a CDS encoding cation diffusion facilitator family transporter — protein sequence MAETGNRDRISQQVLLANLWLALLSLAVKIWIGWETRSLMLLAESLHTVIDAFSTVLSLIAVLLPYRHNGREVWSHGRLESSLALFLVSLLGFGGLGLTSLALTQLTASPSLAHLPRLTVTPAMIQVLALVCIAQVALAIVQNRQAQRFSSLALGTNAQHFLKDAWLLVILLVALLGLWQGYSWLDPLVTIAMVITAGLSCWRVLDIQLPLMLRQIAIAPEAISQIVRQVQGVTHCHQIRSRGVVGRQVWIDLRIVLHPEFHSASNWVKQQIEANLRDRYGPVQVVVDIDPIDSEPIYPQDLPKRNPDRELDGR from the coding sequence ATGGCAGAAACAGGCAACCGCGATCGCATCAGTCAACAGGTACTTTTGGCGAACCTCTGGTTAGCCCTCTTGTCATTGGCCGTCAAAATTTGGATCGGCTGGGAAACCCGATCGCTCATGCTGCTCGCTGAATCCCTCCACACCGTCATTGACGCCTTCAGCACCGTCCTCAGCCTCATCGCTGTCCTCCTCCCCTACCGCCACAACGGACGCGAAGTCTGGAGCCACGGTCGCCTCGAATCCAGCCTTGCCCTCTTCCTCGTCTCCCTCCTCGGCTTTGGTGGCCTGGGGCTTACTAGCCTTGCCCTCACCCAACTCACCGCCAGCCCCAGCCTCGCCCACCTGCCTCGCCTCACCGTCACCCCCGCCATGATCCAAGTCCTGGCCTTGGTCTGCATTGCCCAGGTGGCCCTCGCGATCGTGCAAAACCGCCAAGCCCAACGCTTCAGTAGCCTCGCCCTCGGCACCAACGCCCAACACTTCCTCAAAGACGCCTGGTTACTCGTCATTTTGCTCGTGGCATTGCTCGGTCTATGGCAAGGCTACAGTTGGCTCGATCCCCTCGTCACGATCGCCATGGTCATCACCGCCGGACTCAGTTGCTGGCGCGTCCTCGACATTCAACTCCCCCTGATGCTGCGGCAAATTGCCATCGCCCCCGAAGCCATCAGCCAAATCGTGCGGCAAGTCCAAGGCGTCACCCACTGCCACCAAATTCGATCGCGGGGCGTTGTCGGTCGGCAAGTGTGGATTGACCTGCGCATTGTCCTACACCCCGAATTCCACAGCGCTAGCAACTGGGTCAAACAACAAATCGAAGCCAACCTGCGCGATCGCTATGGCCCCGTCCAAGTCGTCGTGGACATCGATCCCATTGATAGCGAACCGATCTATCCCCAAGACCTCCCCAAACGCAATCCCGATCGGGAACTCGATGGTCGATAA
- a CDS encoding penicillin-binding protein 2, with amino-acid sequence MRYPSEASRRRPARSIRFPRKPETQPSIGRLRLVWGVLLLGVGLLGTNLVRLQVLQANDLVERAKQQQTTYLKPFMPRRPIVDRNNNVVAIDQPSITIYAHPRYFGALSTAEVAAKLAPILDRPVAELQQKLDSAKSGIRLADSLSEDTANRIKELYIDGLDFTPSQQRLYPQQDVMANILGYVDVQQKSQGGVEFSYQHLLDRAAKAVRLNRTGMGTMLPEGVPNGFVHEDDLRLQLTIDNRLQRAVQGILYRRVNEFGAKRGLVLVMDAQDGGMLAMVTNPTFDPNRYWDVKDMAAFKNWALTDLYEPGSTFKPINVAIALEAGTIKLTDYFNDTGAVTVEGWTINNADNAGRGSISLTDVMKYSSNVGMVRIAQTMKPSVYYSWLERIGLGQTSEIDLPFEAPGYLKDRKIYMTSPIEAATTSFGQGFALTPMQLVKLHAMLANGGRMVTPHVVRGLYDSQGKPHWQPQRSMPKQIFSPSHTQAILRMMEAVVSEGTGKAAQVPGYRVAGKTGTAQKATESGGYSASRFITSFVGIFPVDNPRYVVLAVLDEPGGLAYGGTTAAPIVKEVIEVVAGVEKVPPSKADPQ; translated from the coding sequence GTGCGTTACCCTTCTGAGGCTTCCCGTCGTCGTCCCGCTCGATCGATCCGGTTTCCCCGCAAGCCGGAAACCCAACCTTCGATTGGGCGACTGCGCTTAGTCTGGGGTGTGTTGTTGCTTGGGGTCGGGCTCTTGGGCACCAACCTAGTACGACTCCAGGTATTGCAAGCCAATGATTTGGTGGAGCGGGCAAAGCAGCAGCAGACGACCTATCTCAAGCCTTTTATGCCCCGGCGTCCGATCGTCGATCGCAATAACAATGTTGTGGCGATCGATCAGCCGTCGATTACGATCTACGCCCATCCTCGCTACTTTGGAGCGTTGTCTACGGCGGAGGTGGCTGCCAAGTTAGCGCCGATCCTCGATCGGCCAGTGGCGGAGTTACAACAAAAATTGGATTCTGCGAAGAGTGGTATTCGGTTGGCAGATAGCTTGAGCGAAGATACCGCCAACCGCATTAAGGAACTCTACATCGACGGTTTAGATTTCACGCCGTCCCAGCAGCGTCTCTATCCTCAACAGGACGTAATGGCCAATATTTTGGGCTATGTGGATGTGCAGCAGAAGAGCCAGGGGGGCGTGGAATTTAGCTACCAGCATTTGCTCGATCGGGCAGCGAAGGCGGTGCGTCTGAACCGCACGGGCATGGGGACGATGCTCCCGGAAGGGGTGCCCAATGGCTTTGTCCATGAAGATGACCTGCGGTTACAACTGACGATCGATAACCGGCTTCAGCGGGCTGTCCAAGGCATTTTGTATCGTCGGGTGAATGAATTTGGGGCGAAGCGCGGCTTGGTGCTGGTGATGGATGCCCAGGATGGTGGGATGTTGGCGATGGTGACCAATCCCACGTTTGATCCCAACCGCTACTGGGATGTTAAGGACATGGCGGCGTTTAAGAATTGGGCCTTGACGGACTTGTATGAACCGGGTTCGACCTTTAAGCCAATCAATGTGGCGATCGCCTTGGAAGCGGGGACAATTAAGCTAACGGATTACTTTAACGATACGGGTGCGGTGACGGTTGAAGGCTGGACGATTAATAACGCTGACAATGCGGGGCGAGGGTCGATCAGCCTGACGGATGTGATGAAGTATTCCAGTAACGTGGGGATGGTGCGGATTGCCCAAACGATGAAGCCGTCGGTGTACTACAGTTGGCTAGAACGCATTGGCTTGGGGCAAACCTCGGAGATTGATCTGCCCTTTGAGGCTCCGGGCTATTTGAAGGATCGCAAGATCTATATGACTTCGCCGATCGAAGCAGCGACAACGTCCTTTGGCCAGGGGTTTGCCTTAACGCCGATGCAACTGGTGAAGCTCCATGCCATGCTGGCGAATGGGGGGCGGATGGTGACGCCCCATGTGGTGCGGGGTTTGTATGACAGCCAGGGTAAGCCCCACTGGCAGCCCCAGAGATCGATGCCGAAGCAGATTTTTTCCCCCAGCCATACCCAAGCGATTCTGCGGATGATGGAGGCGGTGGTGTCGGAGGGGACGGGGAAGGCGGCGCAAGTTCCGGGTTATCGGGTGGCGGGGAAAACGGGGACGGCGCAAAAAGCGACGGAAAGTGGTGGATATTCGGCTTCTCGGTTTATTACGAGCTTTGTGGGGATTTTCCCGGTGGATAATCCGCGTTATGTGGTGCTGGCGGTGTTGGATGAACCGGGGGGATTGGCCTATGGGGGAACAACGGCAGCGCCGATCGTGAAGGAGGTCATCGAAGTGGTGGCTGGGGTGGAAAAAGTTCCTCCCAGTAAGGCGGATCCTCAGTAG
- a CDS encoding GAF domain-containing protein encodes MGPVKEPNLYEQQLITLGQVLQTLREAEDSDFLIETTLSYLRSAFSAGYELIWIGLYDRADHRILGKGGHTPTHQSTEFFRQRFSLTAGDLLEQVVIQQRPIAVADLRQEMRAGEWQRIAQKLNTQGTMIFPIGYRDRCFGVVLVGSQRWGTFPTAEEKACLAMVLGELGASLNAAEQEWQRQQTKRPDRSLLALLHQMRSLANFGQRLEAVIEETHRFVMPHRTNVYWFEPNQRYFWRRLSNHARTTGFLDINNPAPGITAQEIGSFYQSLLNDQVVAIGEAHSSLRADATARLMQLIRARSLLAAPILYQRQLLGFLAVEGNEPRIWQEEEKQFLRGAAQMLAMAAPLEEMEMVIQQTQMDQTLTSEIAQSLYSAQDWKSTISRAATLLGKRLKVERFIVALYDKTHQRFELCYQNQPKNRRACPTFLPALSEIDLQLLERTPKAVGIENLEDDLRFAAWRNPLLELGVRSLVVSPTAAGKAEGGLVIICHEMPRSWTQAEQDLVGSVAQQIGLILHQWQLQKRLDQQQQLANSIQRSITGMRQSLTIEALEQSALRSIASVLDAPLAFLVSWFPGRRVGRLVVSIDQSDRRYAISNNLKVSVHADPLLRMALENAGVMALRASQVPGESRQWLNTQGMGQLLAICLRTNAEDEPAGVLFVADDDQRQWDDRYLSALELLAGELAGTRRHLKLERILQGERLKLEQIGWYKHRHLEEIYRSTHSGVQKLLDLAKPGSDSLIATRQQQILRQMNDTLAPLSVALTEEQWQLKFRQETLPLIGLVRRTMDRADAILKERQLWSQVHHEDNPVVVGDAVKLEMVLYELLFSACLRSPAGGRIDIWCRQFDRRWIEVAITDDGTIESRLLQDLEGNSILDPLAPSTLSQPPGLHFAVCRELIKAMQGDLSLSRLEDGRVMSRLMLPSGQGNR; translated from the coding sequence ATGGGTCCTGTTAAAGAACCAAATCTCTACGAACAACAGCTCATCACGTTGGGGCAAGTCCTGCAAACCCTGCGAGAGGCTGAGGATAGTGATTTCTTGATTGAAACCACGCTCAGTTATCTGCGGTCTGCCTTTTCGGCGGGGTATGAACTGATTTGGATTGGTTTGTACGATCGGGCTGATCATCGCATCTTGGGCAAGGGCGGTCACACTCCGACTCACCAGAGTACAGAGTTTTTTCGACAACGATTTAGTCTGACGGCGGGGGATTTGTTGGAGCAGGTGGTGATCCAACAACGTCCGATCGCAGTTGCCGATTTGCGGCAGGAGATGCGGGCCGGGGAATGGCAACGGATTGCCCAAAAGCTCAACACCCAGGGCACCATGATTTTTCCGATCGGCTACCGCGATCGCTGCTTTGGTGTGGTGTTGGTTGGATCCCAACGCTGGGGGACGTTCCCAACGGCGGAAGAAAAAGCCTGCCTCGCCATGGTGCTGGGGGAATTGGGGGCATCCCTGAATGCGGCGGAACAGGAATGGCAACGCCAGCAGACCAAGCGGCCCGATCGATCGCTCCTTGCCCTCTTGCATCAAATGCGATCACTCGCTAATTTCGGCCAACGGCTGGAGGCGGTGATTGAGGAAACCCATCGCTTTGTTATGCCCCATCGCACCAATGTCTATTGGTTTGAACCCAATCAACGCTATTTTTGGCGGCGACTGAGTAACCATGCCAGGACAACCGGGTTTCTCGACATTAACAATCCGGCTCCGGGCATTACCGCCCAGGAAATCGGGAGTTTCTATCAATCCCTGCTCAACGATCAAGTGGTGGCGATCGGGGAGGCCCACAGTTCCCTGCGGGCCGATGCCACCGCCCGCCTGATGCAACTGATTCGGGCGCGATCGCTCTTGGCGGCTCCCATTCTCTACCAACGGCAACTACTAGGATTTCTGGCGGTGGAGGGCAATGAGCCCCGGATCTGGCAAGAGGAAGAAAAACAGTTCCTCCGTGGGGCTGCACAAATGTTGGCCATGGCTGCGCCCCTCGAAGAAATGGAGATGGTGATCCAGCAAACTCAGATGGATCAGACCCTCACCTCGGAAATTGCCCAATCCCTCTACAGTGCCCAGGATTGGAAATCGACCATTTCCCGCGCTGCAACCCTTCTGGGGAAACGGCTCAAGGTCGAGCGGTTTATCGTCGCACTCTATGACAAGACCCACCAGCGCTTTGAACTGTGCTATCAAAACCAACCTAAAAATCGTCGAGCTTGTCCCACCTTTCTCCCTGCCTTGAGTGAGATTGATCTCCAATTGTTGGAGCGGACACCCAAAGCCGTTGGGATTGAGAACTTGGAGGATGATTTACGGTTTGCTGCTTGGCGTAATCCTTTGCTGGAATTGGGGGTGCGATCGCTGGTGGTGAGTCCTACCGCAGCGGGCAAAGCGGAAGGTGGCCTAGTCATTATTTGCCATGAGATGCCGCGATCGTGGACGCAGGCAGAACAGGATCTCGTCGGTAGTGTTGCCCAGCAAATCGGTTTGATTTTGCACCAGTGGCAACTCCAAAAACGTCTTGATCAGCAACAACAGTTGGCTAATAGCATTCAGCGCAGTATTACTGGAATGCGCCAGAGCTTGACGATCGAAGCCTTGGAACAATCGGCACTGCGATCGATCGCCAGTGTCTTAGATGCACCCTTGGCCTTTCTGGTGTCCTGGTTTCCCGGACGTCGGGTGGGACGTTTAGTCGTGTCGATTGATCAGTCCGATCGCCGCTATGCTATCAGCAATAACCTAAAAGTCTCGGTTCATGCTGATCCCCTGCTGCGGATGGCCTTGGAAAATGCGGGCGTTATGGCGTTACGGGCGAGTCAGGTGCCGGGGGAAAGTCGGCAATGGCTCAATACCCAGGGCATGGGCCAACTGCTGGCGATTTGCCTGCGTACCAATGCGGAAGATGAACCTGCGGGGGTGCTCTTTGTGGCCGATGACGATCAGCGGCAATGGGACGATCGCTATCTCAGTGCCTTGGAACTCCTGGCGGGGGAACTGGCGGGCACTCGTCGCCACCTCAAGCTGGAGCGCATCCTACAGGGCGAACGGCTCAAGCTGGAGCAAATTGGGTGGTATAAGCATCGCCACCTGGAAGAAATCTATCGATCGACCCACTCTGGGGTGCAAAAGCTCCTGGATCTGGCCAAACCGGGCTCCGATTCTCTGATTGCGACCCGTCAGCAACAAATTCTGCGTCAGATGAATGATACGCTGGCTCCGCTGTCAGTCGCCCTAACGGAAGAACAATGGCAACTCAAATTTCGCCAGGAAACCCTCCCATTAATTGGCTTGGTGCGGCGCACGATGGATCGCGCCGATGCCATCCTGAAGGAGCGCCAGTTGTGGTCTCAGGTGCACCATGAAGATAACCCGGTGGTGGTGGGTGATGCGGTTAAGCTGGAAATGGTGCTGTATGAATTGCTCTTCAGTGCCTGTTTGCGATCGCCTGCGGGGGGCCGCATTGACATTTGGTGTCGCCAGTTCGATCGTCGGTGGATTGAGGTGGCGATTACCGATGACGGGACGATCGAATCTCGGTTGCTCCAGGACTTAGAGGGCAATTCGATCTTGGATCCCTTGGCTCCCAGTACCTTGAGCCAGCCGCCGGGGCTGCACTTTGCGGTTTGCCGGGAGCTCATCAAGGCGATGCAAGGGGACTTGAGCCTGAGCCGCTTGGAGGATGGTCGGGTGATGAGTCGTCTGATGTTGCCGTCGGGGCAGGGCAATCGTTAA
- a CDS encoding quinone-dependent dihydroorotate dehydrogenase has translation MTDFYTTIVRPILFSGLKADPEWLHHQTLHTLHWLDAEAPSGIRDGLMQWMQTLYAVADPRFQQTLWNCSFSNPIGLAAGFDKDGMATGVWPAFGFGFAEVGTVTAQAQPGNPQPRLFRLMDDWAALNRMGFNNQGASRLARRLSQHRARPAQFPIGINLGKSKVTPLEEAAQDYLTSFQQLKMLGDYFVVNVSSPNTPGLRSLQSIDQLEPIFAALQQENRDRKPLLVKIAPDLADDDVRAVVDLAQQYELAGMIATNTTIRRDGLKTQVLAATGKPIQEEAGGISGAPVKDRSTEVIRLIYQHTQGRLPIIGVGGIFTAEDAWEKITAGASLLQVYTGWIYEGPGMVKRVLQGLGHKLDQAGLGSIADAVGLAHRTD, from the coding sequence TTGACTGACTTCTATACCACGATCGTACGGCCCATTCTGTTTTCTGGTCTCAAGGCTGACCCGGAATGGCTGCATCACCAAACACTCCACACGTTACACTGGCTCGATGCTGAGGCTCCTTCAGGCATCCGCGATGGCTTAATGCAGTGGATGCAGACGCTCTATGCTGTGGCCGACCCGAGGTTTCAACAAACCCTCTGGAACTGTTCCTTTAGCAACCCCATTGGACTGGCCGCAGGCTTTGATAAAGATGGCATGGCCACGGGGGTCTGGCCAGCTTTTGGGTTTGGGTTCGCAGAAGTTGGAACCGTGACAGCCCAAGCCCAGCCGGGAAATCCCCAGCCTAGGTTGTTCCGCCTGATGGATGATTGGGCGGCCTTAAACCGCATGGGATTTAACAATCAAGGAGCCAGCCGTCTCGCGCGAAGACTCAGCCAACACCGGGCTAGGCCAGCGCAATTTCCGATCGGGATCAACCTTGGCAAGTCTAAAGTCACCCCGTTAGAGGAGGCCGCCCAGGATTACTTAACCAGCTTCCAGCAGCTCAAAATGCTGGGGGATTACTTTGTGGTCAACGTCAGTTCTCCCAACACACCCGGCCTGCGATCGCTCCAGTCGATCGACCAATTGGAGCCCATCTTTGCTGCACTTCAGCAGGAAAACCGCGATCGTAAACCGCTTTTGGTCAAAATTGCGCCGGATCTCGCCGATGATGATGTTCGCGCGGTAGTGGACTTGGCGCAGCAGTATGAGCTAGCTGGCATGATTGCCACCAATACCACCATCCGGCGGGATGGCCTGAAAACTCAAGTCCTGGCAGCCACGGGCAAACCCATCCAGGAAGAAGCGGGTGGAATCAGTGGGGCACCGGTGAAAGATCGATCGACGGAAGTGATTCGGCTGATCTACCAACATACCCAAGGCCGTTTGCCCATCATTGGCGTAGGCGGCATCTTTACCGCCGAGGATGCCTGGGAGAAAATTACCGCCGGGGCCAGTTTGCTACAGGTTTATACCGGCTGGATCTATGAAGGGCCAGGAATGGTGAAGCGGGTTCTACAAGGACTGGGGCACAAGTTAGATCAAGCGGGCTTAGGGTCGATCGCCGATGCCGTGGGGCTGGCTCACCGAACTGACTGA
- a CDS encoding glycosyltransferase family 1 protein, producing the protein MSKPNNQVNSPIDVQSNGQSNSQSNGQFNGQSNGQLLVTTLLQPKLQAKVVPAKFPDNASSSPRSRQSIALISVHGDPAIEIGREEAGGQNVYVREVGEALAKLGWQVDMFTRKSHADQPNIVHHAPGCRTIRLTAGPTEFIARDHLFQYLPEFVEAFQKFQTKEGTNYPLVHTNYWMSAWVGLQLKQRSNIQLIHTYHSLGSVKYRAVEQKPAIAETRLQVERAILEDGDCVVSTSPQELEHLRSWVSQDGYIEIIPCGTDIERFHRQSKADARHQLGFGPQESIVLYVGRFDPRKGIETLVRAFAQSQAQLSPTEANQRKLVIVGGSDPHHIDGQERCRIEQLIQELGIADRTVFAGQIGHDRLPLYYTSADVCVIPSHYEPFGLVAVEAMACGTPVVASDVGGLKFTVIPEETGLLVPPQDVDGFAHAIDRLLTDDLWTQKLRRQAAARVQQNFSWAGVGAQLSDLYRRMLAQSLSHSSLIKAS; encoded by the coding sequence ATGTCGAAGCCTAATAATCAAGTCAACAGCCCGATTGATGTTCAGTCCAACGGTCAATCGAACAGTCAATCCAATGGTCAATTTAACGGTCAATCCAACGGTCAACTCCTAGTGACCACTCTGCTTCAGCCTAAGTTGCAAGCCAAGGTTGTGCCTGCTAAGTTCCCAGATAATGCCTCTTCCAGCCCTCGATCGCGGCAATCGATCGCGCTCATTTCAGTCCATGGTGATCCTGCGATCGAGATTGGCCGAGAAGAAGCGGGTGGCCAGAACGTGTATGTGCGCGAAGTCGGTGAAGCGCTGGCGAAATTAGGTTGGCAAGTGGATATGTTTACCCGCAAGAGCCATGCTGACCAACCCAATATTGTGCACCACGCACCAGGGTGCCGCACGATTCGTCTGACCGCAGGCCCCACAGAGTTTATTGCCCGAGATCATTTGTTCCAATACTTGCCTGAATTTGTGGAGGCGTTTCAGAAATTCCAAACCAAAGAAGGTACAAACTATCCCCTGGTTCACACCAATTATTGGATGTCGGCCTGGGTCGGTTTGCAACTGAAGCAACGGAGCAATATTCAGTTAATTCATACCTACCATTCCTTGGGATCGGTGAAGTATAGAGCAGTGGAACAGAAGCCCGCCATTGCCGAGACTCGTTTACAAGTGGAACGGGCTATTTTGGAAGACGGCGATTGTGTCGTTTCCACCAGTCCCCAGGAATTGGAACATCTACGATCGTGGGTTTCCCAGGACGGCTACATCGAAATCATTCCCTGTGGTACCGATATTGAGCGCTTCCATCGTCAGTCCAAAGCGGATGCCCGTCACCAACTTGGTTTTGGCCCCCAAGAGTCGATCGTGCTCTATGTCGGACGCTTTGACCCGCGTAAAGGCATTGAAACCCTAGTCCGAGCCTTTGCACAATCCCAGGCTCAGTTAAGCCCAACCGAAGCCAATCAGCGCAAACTCGTGATTGTGGGGGGCAGCGATCCTCACCATATCGATGGCCAGGAACGTTGTCGGATTGAACAACTGATCCAAGAACTTGGGATTGCCGATCGCACGGTCTTTGCTGGACAAATTGGCCACGATCGACTGCCCCTGTATTACACCTCTGCGGATGTCTGCGTCATTCCGAGCCATTATGAACCCTTTGGTCTAGTGGCCGTGGAAGCGATGGCCTGCGGAACCCCCGTGGTGGCCTCGGATGTGGGGGGCTTGAAGTTTACAGTGATTCCAGAGGAAACCGGATTGCTAGTGCCGCCGCAGGATGTGGATGGCTTTGCCCACGCGATCGATCGGCTGTTAACGGATGATCTCTGGACGCAGAAATTGCGGCGTCAAGCGGCGGCACGGGTGCAGCAAAACTTTAGCTGGGCAGGTGTTGGGGCGCAATTGAGCGATTTGTATCGCCGCATGTTAGCCCAATCCTTGAGCCATTCATCCCTGATTAAAGCGTCCTAG
- a CDS encoding class I SAM-dependent methyltransferase, giving the protein MTMTKTKPDWAGEDFLSRAVNVLIQTKPIYQLMKRQARQVLINTAEKNGVAWRKNYATLAAAGLQERLAEVSNPAVTYPDYYQVPFHAYDAGNLCWDAAFEAESATYAMALRVWKNEPLTWQVAHDRLRSTFHQVLADCGPDTVQDVLDIGCSVGISTLALHRFYQQRQTTPVRTIGLDLSPHMLAVARQRDTHHEIAQWLHAQAEQSGLPDGSFDLITLQFVLHELPQEATHQIFQEVLRLLRPGGCFAIVDNNPKSPVIQNLPPVLFTLMKSTEPWSDEYYTFDVEANLAKTGFANVKTVASDPRHRTIVSFKLP; this is encoded by the coding sequence ATGACGATGACGAAAACGAAGCCAGATTGGGCGGGGGAAGATTTTTTATCACGGGCTGTCAATGTCCTCATCCAAACCAAGCCGATTTACCAATTGATGAAGCGTCAGGCGCGGCAAGTGCTCATCAACACCGCTGAAAAAAATGGGGTGGCATGGCGCAAAAATTATGCCACGTTGGCCGCCGCTGGCCTCCAGGAACGGCTGGCGGAGGTCAGTAATCCGGCGGTGACCTATCCCGACTATTACCAAGTGCCCTTCCATGCCTACGATGCGGGTAACCTCTGCTGGGATGCGGCCTTTGAGGCAGAGTCCGCCACCTACGCCATGGCCCTGCGGGTTTGGAAGAATGAGCCGCTAACTTGGCAGGTGGCCCACGATCGCCTGCGATCGACCTTCCATCAGGTGCTGGCGGACTGCGGCCCTGATACTGTGCAGGATGTGCTGGATATCGGCTGTTCCGTGGGGATCTCGACCCTGGCTCTGCATCGGTTTTACCAACAGCGGCAGACGACGCCTGTGCGAACGATCGGGCTAGATCTGTCGCCCCACATGCTAGCGGTGGCGCGGCAGCGGGATACCCATCATGAAATTGCCCAATGGCTCCACGCCCAAGCGGAACAATCTGGCCTCCCCGATGGGTCTTTCGATTTAATTACGCTGCAATTTGTGCTGCATGAACTGCCCCAGGAGGCAACCCACCAAATTTTCCAGGAAGTGTTACGGTTGCTACGGCCCGGTGGGTGTTTCGCGATCGTGGATAACAATCCCAAATCTCCCGTCATCCAAAATTTGCCGCCGGTCTTATTTACGTTGATGAAAAGTACAGAACCCTGGAGTGACGAGTATTACACCTTCGACGTAGAGGCCAATCTAGCCAAAACCGGATTTGCCAACGTGAAAACCGTTGCTAGCGATCCGCGTCACCGAACGATCGTGTCATTTAAATTACCGTAA